In Sphingobacterium sp. R2, the genomic stretch TCCTTTCTTGATCCCGGGAAAGACTCGCATCGCCATTTATACTGAGAAAGGTATAATTCCCAGGATCTGCATAAAACAAAGAAACTCTTGAATCTTGTGAAAGATTTGTAAATGTTTCGCTTTCTGCTGAACAGATGTACCAAATGTTACCTTCTTCATCAACCTCTTGTCTACTCATAGGGACACCATGTGGATAGTCCGAATCTTGTGGAAAAGAGCATACTGTACCTACGTCAATCTTATCAACGATTTCTTTTAGCTTTGCTAAAGCGTCTTTATCGCTTAAATTATTCTCTGCCATAATATTATTTTTAATAAAGAACAACATGCCCCCCTAAATCGTTTTCGATTTAACCAAATTCAAGCAATATATCTTAACTAAAAGGGTAGGATATTTTTAAATTAAAACACGTACTTCTACGCGGCTATTTTACTAATAATATTAGTATTTTTACAGATGTAAAAAGGATGGATTGATTATGTTTGGATTTGACGATAAACTACAAATACTAGCGGATGCAGCTAAATATGATGTCAGCTGCAGCTCAAGTGGAAGTAAGCGAAAAAATAATGGTGGTTTAGGTGATTCGTCAGCAAGTGGCATCTGCCATACGTATACTGAAGATGGACGCTGTGTTTCCCTTCTAAAAATCTTAATGACTAACTTTTGCATTTACGATTGCTCCTTTTGTGTGAGTCGGCGTAGCAATGATGTACAGCGAGCAGCATTTTCGGTCAAGGAAGTTGTCGAATTGACGATGAATTTCTACCGTCGAAATTATATTGAGGGACTTTTTTTAAGTTCTGGTATTTTTAAATCTGCAGATTATACCATGGAACGCTTAATGTTAGTGGTCAAGAAGCTTCGAACTGAAGAGCGGTTTAATGGTTATATTCATCTGAAGGCTATTCCTGGAGCAAGTGAATCTTTGTTAAAGGAAGCAGGTCTTTATGTTGACCGTATGAGTGTAAATCTCGAAATACCTACTGAAGCAGGACTAAAACTTGTCGCTCCCGAGAAGGATCATCAATCTGTTCGCGAACCGCTGACAATAATTAAAAATGAAATCCAAAATGTTCAGCAGGACAGAAAAACCAATAAAAAAATACCTTTATTTGTACCGGCAGGACAAAGTACTCAAATGGTTATTGGAGCAACACCAGAAAGTGATTTCCAAATTATGGAGGCTGCAAATACATTCTATAAAGATTATAACCTGAAAAGGGTGTATTATTCGGGTTACATTCCTATTAACGCAACGGACTCCAACCTTCCTCAAATTGGTACAGCTCCACCTCTGGTTCGTGAAAATAGACTTTATCAAACAGATTGGTTAATTAGATTTTATGGCTTTTCGCTTCATGAAATCCTTAATAGTAAACATCAGGACCTCGATCTGGAAATAGATCCTAAACTTGCTTGGGCTCTTCGCAACCCTCAATTCTTCCCTATCGACATAAACACCGCTACATATAGCTGGATCATAAGAATTCCGG encodes the following:
- a CDS encoding pyridoxamine 5'-phosphate oxidase family protein — encoded protein: MAENNLSDKDALAKLKEIVDKIDVGTVCSFPQDSDYPHGVPMSRQEVDEEGNIWYICSAESETFTNLSQDSRVSLFYADPGNYTFLSINGDASLSRDQERIDRYWNKMMEGWFEKGKEDPNIQLFKVTPQEAHYWDSNSNMIVNLFKMLKAKVTGETEDIGKEGDLNL
- a CDS encoding putative DNA modification/repair radical SAM protein, translating into MFGFDDKLQILADAAKYDVSCSSSGSKRKNNGGLGDSSASGICHTYTEDGRCVSLLKILMTNFCIYDCSFCVSRRSNDVQRAAFSVKEVVELTMNFYRRNYIEGLFLSSGIFKSADYTMERLMLVVKKLRTEERFNGYIHLKAIPGASESLLKEAGLYVDRMSVNLEIPTEAGLKLVAPEKDHQSVREPLTIIKNEIQNVQQDRKTNKKIPLFVPAGQSTQMVIGATPESDFQIMEAANTFYKDYNLKRVYYSGYIPINATDSNLPQIGTAPPLVRENRLYQTDWLIRFYGFSLHEILNSKHQDLDLEIDPKLAWALRNPQFFPIDINTATYSWIIRIPGIGRQSARKIIQARKFGKLKEYQVQKIGIAYNRAKYFMLCQDTLITAGFHYPEKIRKCILEHIPQSQIKGPNSQLTLF